One Vibrio sp. 16 genomic window carries:
- a CDS encoding AmpG family muropeptide MFS transporter: MSSDSPSMTWRETIQSYMDKRLLWVFMLGCSSGFPWVLIGSNMSGWLKDAGLTRAAIGYFGSVFAVYAINFLWAPLVDRVRLPLLHSFLGQRRSWIFLCQSIVLICTLFIAGVDPSQNLMLTSMLALGIAISSATQDIAIDAFRIDSFPKSEPSKLPQASAMAVVGWWTGYSLPGYIAFINADAIGWNGVYYGMAAIVGLLMIFTLLVGEPKTHRASLQAEAEKRHSQVVGNKVLAWITVTVVEPFLDFFKRNGFRVALTLLLFVFLFKIGEAFLGRMSITFYKEIGFSNEQIGYYSKLIGWGLTILFTLIGSMVNVKFGIVRGLMIGGIAMASSNLMFAWMAKVGPNEQLFLATLIVDNFTSAFSTVAFVSFLTVVTGQAFSATQYALLASLGNFGRTTLASFSGELVDYLNDWSMFFILTAVMVIPSLLMLYSLRHYFSDMLDKARKRDAEESAQRETTES, encoded by the coding sequence GGTACTTATTGGTTCAAACATGTCAGGCTGGCTGAAAGATGCCGGATTAACTCGCGCTGCAATCGGCTACTTTGGCAGTGTGTTTGCCGTGTATGCCATTAACTTTCTTTGGGCTCCACTTGTCGACCGTGTCCGCTTACCTCTTTTACACTCCTTTTTAGGTCAACGTCGTAGCTGGATTTTCTTGTGTCAATCTATCGTTCTGATTTGTACACTCTTTATTGCTGGTGTCGATCCTTCTCAGAACTTGATGCTAACGTCGATGCTTGCACTTGGCATTGCAATCTCTTCTGCGACCCAAGATATTGCCATTGACGCTTTTCGTATCGATAGTTTCCCAAAATCTGAGCCTTCAAAATTGCCCCAAGCCTCTGCCATGGCGGTCGTTGGATGGTGGACAGGCTATTCGCTGCCAGGTTACATCGCCTTTATTAATGCAGATGCGATCGGTTGGAATGGTGTCTACTACGGCATGGCGGCCATTGTTGGTTTGCTGATGATCTTTACGCTTCTGGTTGGCGAACCCAAGACCCATCGCGCGTCGCTGCAAGCGGAAGCAGAGAAACGTCATAGCCAAGTTGTTGGGAATAAAGTGCTTGCATGGATCACCGTAACGGTTGTCGAACCTTTCCTTGATTTCTTTAAGAGAAATGGTTTTCGTGTGGCTCTCACTCTGTTGTTGTTTGTTTTCCTATTCAAAATTGGTGAAGCATTCCTTGGTCGTATGTCGATCACCTTCTATAAAGAGATCGGTTTCTCCAACGAGCAAATCGGCTACTATTCGAAACTGATCGGCTGGGGTCTCACCATTCTATTCACGTTAATCGGCAGTATGGTCAACGTGAAGTTCGGAATTGTCCGCGGTTTGATGATTGGTGGTATCGCAATGGCATCAAGCAATCTCATGTTTGCTTGGATGGCGAAAGTTGGACCGAATGAACAGCTCTTCTTAGCGACCTTAATCGTGGATAACTTTACCTCTGCATTTTCGACCGTGGCGTTTGTCTCCTTCCTGACCGTGGTAACAGGACAAGCCTTCTCGGCAACACAGTATGCCTTGCTTGCTTCACTCGGTAACTTTGGCCGAACGACTCTCGCCTCTTTCTCTGGTGAGTTGGTCGATTACCTCAATGATTGGTCAATGTTCTTTATCTTGACCGCGGTAATGGTCATTCCAAGTTTGTTAATGCTCTACTCGCTGCGACACTATTTCTCCGACATGTTGGATAAAGCACGCAAGCGTGACGCTGAAGAGTCGGCGCAAAGGGAAACAACCGAATCATAA
- a CDS encoding ChrR family anti-sigma-E factor, translating into MSYHPQSDILQAYVEGSLDEVTAFTVAIHLESCPQCKRKVALAEQQCGEALSHAPIEQTPDNFDDMFAQIVTLEQNSEPFRAPQQAKPITVNNKTFMLPRALGRFSDQIGDWKSYGGKVFSAPIEIADSCRVNLMYIAEDVQIPQHTHKGIESTLVLHGGFSDEDGHYEVGDYLVKDASIKHSPFTKPGEDCLCLAVLTEPMIFTQGVARLFNMFGKGMYP; encoded by the coding sequence ATGAGTTATCACCCACAAAGCGATATTTTACAAGCCTACGTTGAAGGTTCGTTGGACGAGGTGACGGCGTTTACCGTCGCTATACACCTAGAGTCTTGCCCGCAGTGCAAACGCAAAGTTGCGCTTGCAGAGCAGCAGTGTGGTGAAGCACTGAGCCACGCTCCGATTGAGCAAACCCCAGACAACTTTGATGACATGTTCGCTCAAATCGTGACGTTAGAGCAAAATAGCGAGCCATTCCGTGCGCCTCAGCAAGCAAAACCGATCACTGTAAATAACAAGACGTTTATGTTGCCAAGAGCTCTAGGACGTTTTAGCGACCAGATTGGCGACTGGAAAAGCTACGGCGGTAAAGTGTTTAGTGCGCCGATTGAGATCGCAGATTCATGTCGCGTGAATTTGATGTACATCGCTGAAGACGTCCAAATTCCTCAGCACACGCACAAAGGCATTGAGTCCACTTTAGTTTTACATGGGGGCTTTAGTGATGAAGATGGTCACTACGAAGTGGGGGATTATCTGGTTAAGGATGCTTCCATCAAACACAGCCCATTTACTAAACCAGGGGAAGATTGTTTGTGCTTGGCTGTGCTCACCGAGCCGATGATATTCACTCAAGGCGTCGCGCGTCTGTTCAACATGTTTGGCAAGGGGATGTACCCGTAA
- a CDS encoding RNA polymerase sigma factor, translating to MSNVDTQNFSKSDWASCMERVKQQDKQAFALVFKHFSPRLKQFTYRHVGNEQVAMEMVQETLATVWQKSALFNNEKSSLSTWIFTIARNLCFDMLRRQKGRDQHIHSEDIWPNDYCPPDMVEHYSPEADRMKEQVVKFLDTLPEAQRKVVQAVYLEDLPHQQVADMLDIPLGTVKSRLRLAVEKLRISIEADKL from the coding sequence ATGAGCAACGTGGACACGCAAAACTTTTCGAAATCCGATTGGGCTTCGTGTATGGAGCGCGTTAAACAACAAGACAAGCAGGCGTTTGCATTAGTTTTTAAACACTTTTCTCCTCGCTTGAAGCAGTTCACTTATCGCCATGTCGGTAATGAGCAAGTCGCGATGGAGATGGTGCAGGAAACGCTCGCCACGGTCTGGCAGAAAAGTGCTCTGTTTAACAACGAGAAAAGCTCTTTATCTACATGGATTTTTACCATAGCGAGGAATCTCTGTTTCGATATGTTACGCCGACAAAAAGGTCGCGATCAGCATATTCACTCAGAAGATATTTGGCCAAATGATTATTGCCCGCCTGATATGGTAGAGCATTACTCCCCCGAAGCTGACAGGATGAAAGAGCAGGTGGTTAAGTTCCTCGATACTTTGCCTGAAGCACAAAGAAAGGTGGTACAAGCGGTCTACCTGGAAGACTTACCCCATCAGCAAGTCGCGGACATGCTTGATATACCTTTGGGGACAGTAAAGTCACGACTTAGACTTGCTGTCGAAAAACTACGAATTTCAATAGAGGCGGATAAGTTATGA
- a CDS encoding LON peptidase substrate-binding domain-containing protein, producing the protein MQEVMLFPLSSIVLPEGKMRLRVFEARYKRLVVEALKGDGTFGICLFQKQASAENSELSVVGTLVKIVDFEQLVDGLLGITVTGLHRFMIRKVRTEHDGLRFAKIEPLANWPLMPLSKQGASLSQQLQQVYAQFEQLDELYDQKFFDDECWVSQRWLEILPLSNKQFDLLALELDCTVTIEYLSRALINDEQSDLDTRL; encoded by the coding sequence ATGCAAGAAGTAATGCTGTTCCCGCTAAGTTCTATAGTTTTACCCGAAGGTAAAATGCGCTTAAGGGTGTTTGAAGCAAGGTACAAACGGTTGGTCGTTGAGGCGTTGAAAGGCGATGGCACGTTTGGTATCTGCTTGTTCCAAAAGCAGGCGAGCGCAGAGAACAGTGAGTTGTCAGTAGTCGGTACCTTGGTAAAAATCGTCGACTTTGAGCAGCTGGTCGATGGTTTGTTGGGGATCACTGTCACTGGTCTTCATCGTTTCATGATACGAAAAGTGAGAACAGAGCACGACGGGTTGCGCTTTGCAAAGATAGAACCGTTGGCAAACTGGCCTTTAATGCCGCTTTCAAAGCAGGGTGCCTCGCTCAGTCAGCAACTGCAGCAAGTTTATGCTCAGTTTGAACAGTTAGATGAGCTGTACGACCAGAAATTTTTTGATGATGAATGTTGGGTTAGCCAGCGTTGGTTAGAAATTCTCCCCTTGTCAAATAAGCAATTTGACCTCCTTGCATTAGAGTTAGATTGTACGGTAACAATAGAGTACTTGAGCCGAGCGTTAATAAATGACGAGCAAAGTGATCTCGACACTCGGCTTTAA
- a CDS encoding outer membrane protein OmpK produces the protein MRKSLLALGVVAAMSAPAMAADYSDDVHKNDSKFLQFNLMHTVNEKPGSIDHTYLEMEFGGRSGIFDLYGYIDVFNLTNDDDSDKAGGDRLFAKFAPRMSLDGLTGKDLSFGPVQELYIANYTVIDGGSSYSYELSKTDPKTGENLVAEKEPGFQSMIGIGSDVMVPWFGKMQFNLYANYDVKQKDWNGYQVSTNWFKPFYFFENGSFISYQGYVDYQFGMKEEYSSASHGGAMFNGLYWHNDQFAVGYGLKLYSDVYGIEDSSAFESSGVGHYFAVTYKF, from the coding sequence ATGCGTAAATCACTTCTAGCTCTTGGTGTTGTGGCAGCGATGTCAGCTCCAGCAATGGCAGCAGACTACTCAGACGATGTTCACAAGAATGACTCAAAGTTCCTGCAGTTTAACTTGATGCACACGGTAAATGAAAAGCCAGGCAGCATCGACCACACTTACCTTGAAATGGAGTTTGGTGGTCGCTCAGGTATTTTCGATCTATACGGTTACATTGATGTATTCAACTTAACGAATGATGACGACAGCGATAAAGCAGGCGGTGATCGTCTATTTGCTAAATTCGCGCCTCGTATGTCACTAGACGGTCTAACTGGCAAAGACCTTTCTTTCGGTCCAGTTCAAGAGCTATACATCGCAAACTACACCGTTATTGACGGTGGTTCATCATACAGTTACGAACTAAGCAAAACTGACCCTAAAACAGGCGAAAACCTAGTCGCTGAGAAAGAGCCTGGCTTCCAATCAATGATCGGTATTGGTTCGGATGTCATGGTTCCATGGTTCGGTAAAATGCAGTTCAACCTTTACGCAAACTACGACGTAAAACAAAAAGACTGGAACGGCTACCAAGTATCGACAAACTGGTTCAAACCATTCTACTTCTTTGAAAACGGCTCATTCATTTCATACCAAGGTTACGTTGATTACCAATTTGGTATGAAAGAAGAGTACAGCTCAGCTAGCCATGGTGGCGCAATGTTTAACGGTCTCTACTGGCACAACGATCAATTCGCTGTCGGTTACGGTCTTAAACTATACAGCGATGTATACGGTATCGAAGACAGCAGCGCATTCGAATCGTCTGGCGTTGGTCATTACTTCGCTGTCACGTACAAGTTCTAA
- the panE gene encoding 2-dehydropantoate 2-reductase, whose product MNIVVLGPGAIGSLWAYSLHQAGHTVALYSKQEHDKLPLQLDGNTPITLANNQPVSLQNADVLLVTVKAPQVIPALDVLRSDLHPDCIVVLMHNGMGTAEIVASRLPNNPLVLATTTHGALRQSRHQVLHTGQGSTQLGGYNSKGNQCDFLQQVFAHALPDVYWNENILDALWLKLAINCAINPLTAIHQVKNGQLVDEAFKPTLHQLLDEVHQVMTCEGLTLSRNELDTHVYNVIQATAENRSSMHQDICHHRLSEIDFITGYLIQKAHDHQLDVPSNEALYQQIKRIEKSWTS is encoded by the coding sequence ATGAATATCGTAGTATTAGGCCCTGGTGCCATTGGTTCGCTATGGGCGTATTCTTTACATCAGGCTGGGCATACCGTCGCCCTTTACTCCAAGCAAGAGCACGACAAGCTCCCCCTTCAGCTTGATGGCAACACTCCGATTACTCTGGCAAATAACCAACCAGTCAGCCTTCAAAACGCCGATGTATTGCTTGTGACCGTTAAAGCGCCACAAGTCATCCCCGCACTTGATGTACTGCGAAGCGACCTTCACCCAGATTGTATTGTGGTACTGATGCATAACGGGATGGGAACCGCTGAGATAGTCGCATCGCGTCTACCGAATAATCCTCTCGTACTGGCAACCACAACACATGGAGCTCTGCGCCAATCACGCCATCAGGTGTTGCATACGGGGCAAGGCAGCACTCAATTAGGCGGCTATAATTCAAAAGGCAATCAATGCGATTTTCTTCAACAGGTCTTTGCTCACGCCTTACCCGATGTCTACTGGAACGAGAATATTCTTGACGCATTGTGGTTAAAACTGGCGATCAACTGCGCAATCAACCCGTTGACCGCGATTCATCAAGTCAAAAATGGCCAACTTGTAGACGAGGCATTCAAGCCAACCTTGCACCAGTTGTTGGATGAAGTACATCAAGTGATGACTTGTGAAGGGCTAACGCTTTCCCGCAACGAACTCGATACGCACGTATATAATGTGATTCAGGCGACCGCGGAAAATCGATCGTCGATGCATCAAGATATTTGTCATCATCGACTAAGCGAGATCGACTTTATTACTGGTTATTTAATACAAAAAGCGCACGACCACCAGCTGGATGTACCTAGCAACGAAGCGCTTTATCAACAAATCAAACGAATCGAAAAAAGTTGGACATCATGA